GGTGGTGACAGGTGCCCGCCTTGGTTAATTATTAATAGGTGGTACCTGTGggcttttttttaagttaaactaaattcccttcccccacagtTCAGCCCTTGTCTTTCTCCTGTTCTGCCGTCCAACCTTAGTCAGCTAGTTTGCTGTGGGAGTAGGGAGTTCTCAGGAGCGGTttagtggtggggagggggtggctcTGCATGCCAGAGGAAGGAGGCTGGGGCGAGCCACTCGCACTGTCAGTGCTTGGAAAGCAGGAgcagcctcagcctcccctcaaTCAGCGCTTTCTAGCTGCAGAGCAGGAAGAGCAGTTAGGAACCACAAGCCCCCTGCTTGTATTCTACAGCACACTCATCTCAAGCATTCTTCAAACCCCATCTGAATGGAGATAAAGGGATAGAGGAGACCCAATTCTGTGTCACTCCCAAGTGCTGTGCCTCCTCCCTTCTTACCGTTACTGTGGTTCCCTGTTTGCAGTGAAGTGGGTGGCTGCAGGCTGCCTCCAAGGGTCCCATAGCCACGGTAACTGTAGTTCAAACTTCCGTTGACGTAGACCGGATCCTGGGAGTAAGATGAAGCTGGCAGTGAATAGGAAGAGTGCGTGATGGCTGTGGAATCTCTGGAGTGCTGCTTATCCAAGGCGATCGGCTCATCCTACAGCAAGGAACACAAACCGATTTATTCCAGTGAGGAGTCTTTCCTGCTCTTCACTTCCAGTGGAAGGGCTGCACCAAGCAGTCAGCTTTTCTACACTCTGATTGCCTGGAATGACCTGTAGGGCCAGCCCACACCAGTATCCTGGCAtcccagccaatcagagcacagaAAGAGCAAGGATGGCTTCAAACCTAGTTACATATACGCGAAGCTCCCAGGTTCCACAGCTTTCCCAGAAAATTGTGAGGAAGGTGTTTAAATATACACAGCCAAAGCATCCCTGACCCTTTCCCCTGGGCAGAGCAGGCATGCAGAGCTGCTACTCTCTGCTTGTGTTAGGAATGAACTGCTGCTCACACATCCTCGTCAGTTAAAGGAAGgatacctcacccacctcctgCACAACAGTGCCTCCAGAAAGGAAATatccctctgctgctgctttccttgtCCCTGTCCTCatctctctctccagtgtgggCTCTCTGAGCCTCCCCTGCACATACTCACTACCATATCAATTGTTTCTTCCTGTTCTCCAGACTGTCTACCCCCGTGACATCTTCCTCTACCACATGCATGCATGTCGTGGGCTTTCCCTTTCTAGGCAAACCTAAGCAGACCAAACTTGCACGGCTTGAAGCAGGTATTGTGCTCACCCTCAGTGAACAATATCTCTGACCTGGTCTGTCAATTCTGGCTCATCTTCTGCCCCTGACTGGGGACAGAGCAGATGAAATTGTGCTGAGCGTGCAGAGGATTACAGGGATTGTACCTGGGATGTCTGATATATCTCCAGTCGCATTCTCTTGGCTGCTTTCCGTGTTTCACTCTCGCATGCAGCTGCGAGGATATTTTCTGCCATGGCTGAGGTCAGATGTGGTGGGGTGGGTCTGGTCTGTGGAGACATACAACCAGTTAGGTCATCTTTGGAGAAACATGAACACTGATGGAAACAATCATTACATTTGCCAGGAGCATGGCAAGAGCACAGAATACTCTCATGCTCTTAAAAGTtaatatttaaaatcaaaatatttgaggcCTCAACTTTTTAACCCTCCAGTGCTTGCATCTGTTTCTCCATCTGCCAGTGttagtctctctctgccatgcacaCCCTTCGGGTGGCAGAGAACATGTAGTGACTTTTCAAAAAAATTAGCATTGAAAGCAGGGTCACAGACAATATCCAGAATGGATTgtgatctaatctctcttccacaCAGCTGGAAGGAGGACACGTCTGCAGGCACAAGGGAGGCCTTTCGAGCAGGAGGAATGTGAGGAAGGGAGAGCGGTAGGGCAACAAGGGCATGGAAGGCAGGGGAAGCTGCTCACCATCTCCATGCCGTTCTTCTTCATACGGCGGCAGGATTTGAGGTAAGTGCGAATACGTTTGCGAGCTCTCTCCTGGAACTCAGGGAACTGTCGGCTGCAGGACTCAATGATCGCCTGGATTTTCTCTTTGGGCTGCTTAGAGATGGGAACCATTCGGTCCAGATTCTCATCCACAAAAAGGCGCACAAACATCTGCAAAGAGAATGGAGAGTGGTTGGGGAGACAAGACGCAGGAGAGACTTGGGACTGCTGGACCCACTCTGCCCTAGTTACTCTTACATTGAAGGCCTTTAACCGCTCTGGATCCATCCCCTCTGAGTCATTTATCTTATCGTTATCCTCGTGGTCGTCATGGTCGTCGTCATCTTCATCTGCTGTGGGCGCTCTGCCAATGGTCAGGTCCTCCGGACAGCCACTGACCTCGGTCTTGATGGAGTCATAACTGCCAGAACTGTATGGAGGGGACTGAGAGAGAGCAGGGGGAGTCATGAGCACCTAGACCTCAACTCACCCTCCGGTCTCTGCCAAAGGCCAGGGGCCTGATTTCAGACAGGACAAGGAATGGGGGAAGCAGAAGCCCTTTGTCTTTGCCAGTTAGCTCTGGCTCCTGTGCTCCTTTTGCAGCTCTATCTGAAACAAAGCTTTCTCCCTGACCACATAGCCGATCCTGCTATGAAACTGAATCCTTTATGACATCACAATCTGCTCCCCTGGAAATGATGAAGCTGCCACAGATTCAGCATTAGGGTCATTGCACTGCAGGATCACACAAGAGGAGCAGATGGGCCAGGAGAGAATATTAGCAAAAGAGAAACTCAGGCAAACTGATAAATAAGAGCATCGGAAGATGGAAGCAGCAAAGAGGCCAAGTCCCATGCTGCCACTCCATGTTTAAAGGGTGCGTGTGCAGTGCTTCCATTACAATCCGTGATGAATTACACTGGGGCCAACAGGCCATAAACAGTACAGGGATATGTCCTCTAGAAAAACCTGTGATTGGGTTGTGAGACCTCTCCTCTTTCTCCTGTCAGGGAGAGGAATGGCATATGGGAGCCCTGTGGCTAAAGTCAGGGATTAGGACTCTGCAGCCCTAGATTCAATTCTCACCCTGCTACAGATGTTGCCTGTGTGATTTTGGCCAGGTCACTTAGAGCCAGATTTTCCAAGGTACCGAGGTGCTTAAAGATGAAGATTGCACcacatcccattttcaaaatggcCAAAGGAGATTAGGCACCTCTCCcccatttacattttcaaaggacTGAAGGAGCAGTGGCACCTAGTCGGCTTTTgggccttttgaaaatcccacagagCCACTGTctgcatctttaagcacctaaatactcTGTCAATCTGGTCCTTTGTGTCTCCAGCCTAGTTTCCCACCTGTAGAATGGGGATGATTGAGAGGCGTTCCTTATAGGCCCTTCATCACCGTAGTGCAGATAGAGCAGGCCAAAGTCCATAACACAAAAGAGGAAAGATTCAAGCAATCTGTCCTAGCCCACAGCTCTGTCAAGATTGGTGGATGCTCTGGACTTGTTACTTCAGTCACAGGCAGAGCTGCTATTGGGGACAAGGCTTATGCATGTGTGCACCAGGTGCTGTCTTCTGAAAGTTTTGTCACTGTTTTGACATTTATAGAGACTGATGGTGTAACacacgtgcgcgcacacacagagCTTCACTGTGTTCACAGTAACGCTCAGCCAGTTATTCCCGGGAGTGCTATCAGCCCCACTTGTGAACCTGTTCCTACAACAGCAGAGAATCACTCACTCCACCAGGCGGTATGCACAATGTGTACTCTGCCACCCAAACTTAGTTTTAAGAAGCTGGTTTCTGGGAGAGGGGGTTGCTGAGGCATTACAGGTGGCTGATCCCGGATTTATGGTTCTGCAGCAAGATTGGGAGATCCACCATAGCAGAGAGCATGTCTGCTGAGATCTCCTAGGAAGACGCA
Above is a genomic segment from Gopherus flavomarginatus isolate rGopFla2 chromosome 11, rGopFla2.mat.asm, whole genome shotgun sequence containing:
- the NOL4L gene encoding nucleolar protein 4-like isoform X4; this encodes MNDSTWISADQHLNSSLSPSQDESMRSPQNLHSQEDDDSSSESCSGNGSSTLNPSTSSSTQGDSTFPEMNGNGPAAPMDFTASAEDQPINLCDKLPPAHVTPSYQSDSCADGLRSRVKYTAKTTAESPPYSSGSYDSIKTEVSGCPEDLTIGRAPTADEDDDDHDDHEDNDKINDSEGMDPERLKAFNMFVRLFVDENLDRMVPISKQPKEKIQAIIESCSRQFPEFQERARKRIRTYLKSCRRMKKNGMEMTRPTPPHLTSAMAENILAAACESETRKAAKRMRLEIYQTSQDEPIALDKQHSRDSTAITHSSYSLPASSYSQDPVYVNGSLNYSYRGYGTLGGSLQPPTSLQTGNHSNGPTDLSMKGGASSTAPSNSTSRGMPTAQLSPTEISAVRQLIAGYRESAAFLLRSADELENLILQQN
- the NOL4L gene encoding nucleolar protein 4-like isoform X3 is translated as MTGMVRVKRRQIWSQAVDETSVSSEDFDMNDSTWISADQHLNSSLSPSQDESMRSPQNLHSQEDDDSSSESCSGNGSSTLNPSTSSSTQGDSTFPEMNGNGPAAPMDFTASAEDQPINLCDKLPPAHVTPSYQSDSCADGLRSRVKYTAKTTAESPPYSSGSYDSIKTEVSGCPEDLTIGRAPTADEDDDDHDDHEDNDKINDSEGMDPERLKAFNMFVRLFVDENLDRMVPISKQPKEKIQAIIESCSRQFPEFQERARKRIRTYLKSCRRMKKNGMEMTRPTPPHLTSAMAENILAAACESETRKAAKRMRLEIYQTSQDEPIALDKQHSRDSTAITHSSYSLPASSYSQDPVYVNGSLNYSYRGYGTLGGSLQPPTSLQTGNHSNGPTDLSMKGGASSTAPSNSTSRGMPTAQLSPTEISAVRQLIAGYRESAAFLLRSADELENLILQQN